A stretch of DNA from Gimesia chilikensis:
TTAAAAATATTGTTGATGAACTGGCGGGCGAACGAATTGATATCGTCCGCTGGAACGATTCGCTGCAGGTACTGGTGCCTAATTCACTGCAACCTGCAGAGGTAGAAGATGTGATCCTCTGTCCGATGCTGGGCCGGGTGATCGTGCTGGTGCGAGATGATCAGTTGCCTCTGGCTATTGGCCGCAAGGGGCAAAATGTGCGTCTGGCATCGAAGCTGGTTGGCTGGGACATTGAAGTCATGACTCAGACCGAACTGGACGAGCAGCTTGATAAAACCGTGGAAGCCTTTTCCTCGATTCCGGGAGTCTCTGAAGAGCTGGCTGAAAGCCTGGTCTCTCAGGGCTTCTTCAGTTACTACGATCTGTCAGTGATTGAGCCGGATCAGCTGGCCGAACTGGGCGGTCTGACCGCCGAGCAGTGCGAGCAGATTGTCGAGGTTGCCGATCGTGAAAGCGAGCGGGTGGAAGCGGAAGAAGAAGCAATGAAACACGCGCAGCAGAATCAGCCGGCGGCAAAGGCACCGGCTGCACCTGCTCCGGGACTGTCCGATGTGGCAGCTACCTCGGAGTCGGAAGAAGCAGCTGCGCCTGTTGTTGAAGAGAGTGCAGCAGAGACTGAAACTGCTGAGTCTGAAGAAACTGCAACCGAGTCGGAACCAGTAGAGGAGCCGTCGGTTGCAGAAACTCAGACAGAAGAAACGACCGATTCTGAAGATGTGTCGAGTTCCACGGAAGAGCCTTTGCAGGTGGAAAGCGAAGCGGAAGAGTCGACAGAAAAGCAGGAATAAATCGTTTTATTACGAGTAAGTGTCAAGAGGCGCATGCCTCAACTGGCAGGGTGCCGGGGCTGAGAAAGCCTGCAGGCAAGTTGCCGATTTGTTCACGGGAGAAGGGCTGTTGAAGATTCGTATTTTTGCTCTTGCAAAAGAGTTGGGAATGGACAGCAAGGTGCTGATCGATGAATGTAACAAGGCGGGGGTGAAGCTCAAAAACTCCGCTTTGGCCAGCATCACGCCCGAGGAGCGCGATATCGTGATTGATTACCTCCAGAAGCAGGATCAGCCTGCTGAAGGAGCCAGTGATCAGACCGAACAGGCTGCGATGGCCCCCCAAAGGGAGCCTCAGAAGATGCGGACGATCAAAGCGATGACCTCGCGTCCTCAGCCATCCCGATCCTCTCAGAAAGCACGCACCGAAGAAGAGAAGCCGGAACTAGAAGAGGAAGTGTCTTCCGCTGATGTTGAGCAGACGGAAGACGCGACTGAAGCAGCAGTTGCTGAGCAGGCTGCTTCGGAAACAGATATTCCTTCTCAAGAGGTTTCAGAGCCTGTAGCTACCGAAGAACAGGTGGAAGAAGCTCCGAAATCCAAAGACGAAACTAAACCTGAAACCGATCAGGGAATGAGCCGTGATGATTATGTTCCGGCAGGGGGCGCGCCGACCTCCAGTATCCGCGAGATGAAACCGATTGGTTCTCCGCGGTCTTCCAAACCCCAGTCCAAATCGAAGAAAAATACTGCATTACCTTCCGTTGCTGCTCCACCGGCCTACAAACAGCCCGTGATTCCCAAGCAGAAGAAAAAAGAAGAGAAGGCGCAGAAGCCTGAGGTGCGTTTGACAGCAGATATCCTGGAACAAAAAAGTCCTCTGGCAGCACATCTGGCTCAGCATTCAGAGCAGAAGAAACGCGACAAAGATCGCGACGTGCAGGACGATGATTCGAAACAGCGTCGGGGCAGCCTGAGCCTGGTTGAGGCTCGAAAACAGCGTCGCGAGCAGCGTAAAGAAGGTCGCAGAGGTTTTAATACCGAAGGTGGCGAACAGCAGGACGTCGTCGGTCGTCGGCCTCGCCGGTCCAGGCGTAAGCATGATTCTTCCAATATCGTTCACAAGACAGAGGCTGAAGTGGAACTGCCAATGACAGTGCGGAGTCTCTCGGAAGCGATGGGACGTCCGGCAAAAACAATCATGTCGATCATGTTCAAAGAATTCGGTGAGATGGTCACCATCAATCAGATAATCGAAGAGGACACTGCTCTGGCCGTCGCCATGGAACTGGGCGTGGATCTGACATTCAAGAAGCAGAAAGGTGCTCTGGAACTGGTTGAGGAGATCGTGGAGCAGGAAGATGCTGCCGAAGATCTCGTCACACGTCCTCCGATCATCACCGTACTCGGTCACGTGGACCATGGTAAGACGACTCTGGTTGATACCTTGCGTAATTCCAAGGTTGTGGAAGGTGAAGCCGGTGGGATTACCCAGCACATCGCCGCTTACCAGGTTGAATATAATGGCCATAAACTGACGTTTGTTGATACTCCTGGTCACGCGGCATTCAGTGAAATGCGATCCCGTGGGGCTAACGTAACCGATATGGTTGTCCTGGTTGTTGCTGCAGACGACGGTGTGATGCCTCAGACTGCAGAAAGTATCAGTCATGTGAAAGCCTCGGAAGTTCCGATGGTCGTGGCGATGAATAAAATCGACCTGCCTGACATTAACGAACAGAAAGTGCTGCAGGAACTGACAGCACAGAATGTATTGCCCGCAGAGTGGGGTGGTGAAACAGAAGTCGTGCGTGTTTCCGCACTCAAGGGGACCGGCCTGGATAACCTGCTCGAAACCCTGCTATTGACCGCTGAACTGCATGAACTCAAAGCCAATCCCAATCGACCGGCTGTCGGGGTCTGTCTGGAAGGTTTCCGCGACGAAGGTCGTGGTTCAGTCGCCTGGTTGATCGTTCAGAAGGGTACCCTGCGGATCGGCGATGCCGTGATCTGCGGTAAATCCTATGGTTATATCCGTGCGATGTATGATGACCAGGATCAGCAGATTGAAGAGGCTCCACCATCCACTCCAATCAAGGTGACAGGTCTGGATTCAGTGCCTGGTGCTGGTGACCACTTTGTGGTTGTGGGCGATATCGAACAGGCCCGTGAACTGGCTGAAGAGCGTCGCCACGAAGGTCGAACCGATGTTCTGTCGCGTCATAGCGGTGGACCTCGAACGCTGGATGACATTCTGGGGTCGGCCCGTGAAGGTGCGATCCAGGATCTGCCGCTGATTATCAAAGCAGATACGCCTGGTTCACTGGAAGCAATTCGCAGCGAAATCAACAAGTTTGAGCATCCGGAAGTCCGGGTGAAAATCCTGCACGAAGGTATTGGCGGTGTGAACGAGAGTGATGTCTATCTCGCAACCGCTTCCAATGCGATTATCATCGCCTTCCATGTGGTTGCTGAAGACCGGGCGATGAGCCTGGCAACTCAGGAAGATGTCGAGATCCGTCGCTACAGCATCATCTATGAAGTTGTGGATGATATCCGGGCTGCACTGGAAGGCCTGCTGCGACCTGAACTGGTGCAGGAACAGACGGGGCGGGCACTCGTACTGCAGACATTCTCGATCAGCCGCTTTGGAAAGATCGCCGGTTGCCGGATTCTCAATGGAACCATCAACCGCAATGACCGGGTGCATTTGATCCGGGATCAGAAAATTCTGAATCAGTATCCGATTGCGTCGCTGAAGCGTGAGAAAGATGATGTCAAGGAGGTTCGGGAAGGCATGGAGTGCGGTATTCTCTTGTCCGGTTTCAATGACATTAAAGAGGGAGACCTGCTGGAAGCATTCCGGATTAACGAAGTCAAACGAACTCTGGATTCGAGCTCATAAGCAGCTGCGATCAGACAGGGAATGCAGGCGAGAACTGAATGACATCACGTCGACTAGCAAAAATCGCTCAGGCGATAAAAGAAACGGTAAGTACAACGGTCCTGTTTCAGCTGCGCGATCCTCGGATCAGCAATGTGACAGTATTACACGTTGAAGTTGCACCTGATGTGCAGTCAGCCAAGGTCTATATTTCGATCATGGGAGATGAGCGGACAAAAGCACTCTGTATGCATGGACTGGAGTCGGCCCGCGGGTTCATCCAGTCCAAAATTGCAGATCGCATTCAGACCCGCTACACGCCGGTGATCAAGTTTGTCCAGGACACTGCCGTCAAAGATACCATGGATACGCTTCGTATTCTGGATGAGTTACAACACGAGAGAGAACAGGAAGAGGCCACACAGCATCTTTCTTCTGAAGAAGATGGTCCTCTTGAAGAGGCGCCACCGGAAGATTGAGGGACAGCGTTGATGTGAGTAAGCACAGACGCTGTTTTCATATTCATTCCTTTTGAAATAACTCAAATATTACGCAGACAGATATGGTTGCTAAAAAAATATCGACGTCGGATAAACAGGCGATTTGCAAAAAGTTGATGACGCTCCTGAAGAAGCGGTATTCAGCAACATTACCCAAATACGACCGTCCTGTCCTGGAAACGATCCTGCACGGCATCTGTCTTGAGAATACAACGAACGAGCTGGCAGATCAGGTGCTGGAAGATCTGCTCGACGGGTTCCATGATCTGAACGAGATTCGGGTCAGCACCATTTCCGAACTGGAACCGGTCTTTGCTTCTGTGGGTGATGCGGAGTGGCGTTCGTATCGAATCCGCTCGGTACTGCAGTATGTCTTCGATAAGGAATTCTGTTTTGACCTGGAAGGGATGCGTAAGAAGACCCTGGAACAGGCTCAGAAACAGTTGACCCGCATGAAGGCTCTGACGCCATTTGTGCTGAATCATACGTTACAGGTGGTGCTGGGCAGTCACCTGGTCCCGGCAGATGAGAAGATCCTGAATGCCAGCAAATGGCTGGGCCTGCTGCCTGCGGATGAGAGTATTGAGACTGCCAGTGACAGCCTGAAATCAACCGCGCGGAAATCGGATGCTCCTCTGTTGAGTCACCTGCTGCGTTGTCTGGCCACCGATGAAGAACTGCAGGCTGATTTTAATCTGGATAAGAATCCGCTGCCCGAGGATGGCGTGGATCTGATGGATGCTCCCAGTCGGCTGGAAGATCTGTTTGCCAATCCGCTGTCGAAGCAGAAAAAGAAGACAGTGAAGAAAAAGAAGGCTGCTGTCAAAGGCAAGAAGGCGGTCACCAAAGTCAAAAAGAAGGTTCCAGCCAAAAAGACCAAGTCAGTTAAAAAGGCTGTGAAGAAAACGGCTGCCAAGACCTCAGCGACAAAAAAGACCACCAAAAAGAAGGTGCCGAAGAAGTCTTCGTCGACTAAAAAATAGAGCTGCTTTACTCTGACGCTTTTGAGTTTCTGCTGTTTTGTACCGCTACCGCTTCCCCTCTTCACATGGACGGTATGCGTATTCTTTTAGAGTCCCAGCTGAAAAAACGGGATTCCGGCAAAAGCAGGCTTGGAGAAGATAGTGAAAACGCGTTACAATGGATGCACGCATTGATTGTATCTGCTGATGCTGTCACTGTTTTCCACAGCCCGAATCAGGGCTGTCTGTGGCGTTTCCTGTAGCTGATCCGCTCGGGCTGACTGATGTCCGACGAATACCGGTTGGGGAATGCACTCGAGAGTAAATGAAATCTCTGTTTTTAATGGAGTTCAAATTATGAGTCGGTCTATCAAAATGCCAGTCTGTGGCTGGCTGTTCCTGCCCGCCGTTTTGCTTCTTCTCATTCCAGCGGCGCTTACGGCAGAGATGCCCGGGAAGAAGGGAGATGAACCAGCTCAAAAGCAGGCCTCGCCTAAAGTGATCACTCTGGAAGAGGGCATTGCGGATGATGTGACGCTCCCCTTTGTGCCTGCCAAGCCTCGTTCGAAAACCGAGCAGAAAAAGATTGATTCCGCCGCCTGGTATATGACAGGGCGGATGCGCGAAGCACGCAACGATTTCGTCGGAGCGTATGAAGCGTATAAGCTGGCGATGGAAGACAATCCGAATTCACTCGAAATTTACCGGGTACTGATTCGTCTGGCCTCCGGACTGGATAAAACAGACGAAGCCATTCAATATGCCCAGAAAGCCGTCGAGCTCGATCCGGGTGATTATGAGCTGATGCGGAAACTGGGGCTGCATATGGCTGGTCAGGGCCGTTTTGAAGAAGCGGTCAACTTTCTGGAGAAGGCTTCCGAGTCTCCCGCGATCGATAAGAAGTCTGGTGTCTACGTCATAATCAAACACGATCAGGCCAATCTGTATGAACGTCTGGGGAAAAAGGAAGAAGCGGCCCAGTGCTGGGAAGTCGTATTTAAGGCGCTGACCAAGCCGGATGATTATACGTTCGAATTCAATACCCGGGCTCAACTTGAAGCCAAGCAGGGCAAGCTTTTCGAGCGGATTGGTCAGTCATTTCTGGAGACCGATCGTCTGAAACTGGCTGTGGAAGCTTTTAACAAAGCAGCAGAATCACAGAAGGGGCGTCCCGGGATTCTCAAGTATCACCTGGCGCAGGTCTACTATCGTTCGAAACAGTATCAGCAGGCACTCGACTCACTGCAGTCTTATTTCGATGAACAGCTGCAATCGAAAGGACGCAAGGCTTATGAGTTCCTCGGAGAAATTCTGGTGGCTTTGAATCAGTCAGACGAACTGATTCCCCGTCTGGAAAAACTGGCTGAAAAAGACAAGTATAACCGGACCCTGCACTATTACCTGGCTGAGCAGTATGGAGAGGCCGGACGATTCGATGACGCCGAAAAGACTTACAAGGCATCAATCGGAGAATCATCAGACATCGAGGGGCTGGCAGGTCTCTTGAGGCTTTATGAAAAGAATCAGAAATACGAACAACTGATTACAACCCTCTCTGAAATCGTGCAGTCCGGTGAAGGAATCCGCAAAATTCAGCCGGACCTGCAGCGGATGTCTGAGGACAAGAAGCTGGTAAATGCCCTGGTCGCAGAAGCACAAAAACAAAAAAAGAAAGATCCGCCGGGAGTCGATGTCTTTTCGGCATTCATCATTGCCAAACTGGCGGCCGAAGCGGGTGACAACAAGGCTGCTGGAGAATTTTACGAGTACGCCATTGATGCAGCAGGGAAACACGCTAAACCCCAGATCCGTGGTAACTGGACGCTGTTGATTCTGCAGGAGTACAGCACTTTACTGCGCGAGGAAGGGAAGTACGGCGAACTGTCTGACCTGTTGCGGAAAGCGGTTGAGAATCCTTTGCTGGCACCGCAGCGAATTAACCTGATGTCGTTTCTGGCTGACGCACTGGAGCGGAATGGAGAGACTGAAGCGGCCCTCAAAGTCAACGAGGAAGCACGCCAGGCTGCTCCGCGATTTCCGATGCTCGACTATCAGCATGCCTGGATCTACTACCATGCACATGACTGGGATAATGCAATCGAGCAGATTCAGAGCTTCATGAAAAAATATCCTCAGCAGCAAGACCGGATCTATGAGGTCAAGATGATGCTCTCAAACAGTTATGTTCAGAAGGGGGACATCGCCAAAGGTGAGAA
This window harbors:
- the nusA gene encoding transcription termination factor NusA, with protein sequence MDGKEVLRIVDAIQRDKSIDKEIVFSGIEQAILSAARRHFGDDQELTVDIDRESGEPTVYCNQEQLAQDILGEILGRVAAQTAKQVMIQKIREAERDTVFDEYMEMQYQSVSGTVSRVEGGAVLINLGKIEGILPRGEQIPGESFRVNDRVRAIVLDVRKAGSRVKVILSRTHPDMVRRLFELEIPEVADRIIDVRSLAREAGYRSKVAVSCIDSSIDCVGACVGMRGARIKNIVDELAGERIDIVRWNDSLQVLVPNSLQPAEVEDVILCPMLGRVIVLVRDDQLPLAIGRKGQNVRLASKLVGWDIEVMTQTELDEQLDKTVEAFSSIPGVSEELAESLVSQGFFSYYDLSVIEPDQLAELGGLTAEQCEQIVEVADRESERVEAEEEAMKHAQQNQPAAKAPAAPAPGLSDVAATSESEEAAAPVVEESAAETETAESEETATESEPVEEPSVAETQTEETTDSEDVSSSTEEPLQVESEAEESTEKQE
- the infB gene encoding translation initiation factor IF-2, which translates into the protein MKIRIFALAKELGMDSKVLIDECNKAGVKLKNSALASITPEERDIVIDYLQKQDQPAEGASDQTEQAAMAPQREPQKMRTIKAMTSRPQPSRSSQKARTEEEKPELEEEVSSADVEQTEDATEAAVAEQAASETDIPSQEVSEPVATEEQVEEAPKSKDETKPETDQGMSRDDYVPAGGAPTSSIREMKPIGSPRSSKPQSKSKKNTALPSVAAPPAYKQPVIPKQKKKEEKAQKPEVRLTADILEQKSPLAAHLAQHSEQKKRDKDRDVQDDDSKQRRGSLSLVEARKQRREQRKEGRRGFNTEGGEQQDVVGRRPRRSRRKHDSSNIVHKTEAEVELPMTVRSLSEAMGRPAKTIMSIMFKEFGEMVTINQIIEEDTALAVAMELGVDLTFKKQKGALELVEEIVEQEDAAEDLVTRPPIITVLGHVDHGKTTLVDTLRNSKVVEGEAGGITQHIAAYQVEYNGHKLTFVDTPGHAAFSEMRSRGANVTDMVVLVVAADDGVMPQTAESISHVKASEVPMVVAMNKIDLPDINEQKVLQELTAQNVLPAEWGGETEVVRVSALKGTGLDNLLETLLLTAELHELKANPNRPAVGVCLEGFRDEGRGSVAWLIVQKGTLRIGDAVICGKSYGYIRAMYDDQDQQIEEAPPSTPIKVTGLDSVPGAGDHFVVVGDIEQARELAEERRHEGRTDVLSRHSGGPRTLDDILGSAREGAIQDLPLIIKADTPGSLEAIRSEINKFEHPEVRVKILHEGIGGVNESDVYLATASNAIIIAFHVVAEDRAMSLATQEDVEIRRYSIIYEVVDDIRAALEGLLRPELVQEQTGRALVLQTFSISRFGKIAGCRILNGTINRNDRVHLIRDQKILNQYPIASLKREKDDVKEVREGMECGILLSGFNDIKEGDLLEAFRINEVKRTLDSSS
- the rbfA gene encoding 30S ribosome-binding factor RbfA yields the protein MTSRRLAKIAQAIKETVSTTVLFQLRDPRISNVTVLHVEVAPDVQSAKVYISIMGDERTKALCMHGLESARGFIQSKIADRIQTRYTPVIKFVQDTAVKDTMDTLRILDELQHEREQEEATQHLSSEEDGPLEEAPPED
- a CDS encoding tetratricopeptide repeat protein, with translation MSRSIKMPVCGWLFLPAVLLLLIPAALTAEMPGKKGDEPAQKQASPKVITLEEGIADDVTLPFVPAKPRSKTEQKKIDSAAWYMTGRMREARNDFVGAYEAYKLAMEDNPNSLEIYRVLIRLASGLDKTDEAIQYAQKAVELDPGDYELMRKLGLHMAGQGRFEEAVNFLEKASESPAIDKKSGVYVIIKHDQANLYERLGKKEEAAQCWEVVFKALTKPDDYTFEFNTRAQLEAKQGKLFERIGQSFLETDRLKLAVEAFNKAAESQKGRPGILKYHLAQVYYRSKQYQQALDSLQSYFDEQLQSKGRKAYEFLGEILVALNQSDELIPRLEKLAEKDKYNRTLHYYLAEQYGEAGRFDDAEKTYKASIGESSDIEGLAGLLRLYEKNQKYEQLITTLSEIVQSGEGIRKIQPDLQRMSEDKKLVNALVAEAQKQKKKDPPGVDVFSAFIIAKLAAEAGDNKAAGEFYEYAIDAAGKHAKPQIRGNWTLLILQEYSTLLREEGKYGELSDLLRKAVENPLLAPQRINLMSFLADALERNGETEAALKVNEEARQAAPRFPMLDYQHAWIYYHAHDWDNAIEQIQSFMKKYPQQQDRIYEVKMMLSNSYVQKGDIAKGEKVLEEMLAEDPSSPSINNDLGYLYADQGKNLEKAEKMIRIALKSEPDNMAYLDSMGWVLFKLKKYEEAVGYLEKASKLPGGGDSTILDHLADCYHKLNKNEQAAELWKKALEAARKATPPDTKLIDQIQQKLSQ